A genome region from Geobacter pickeringii includes the following:
- the hgcB gene encoding mercury methylation ferredoxin HgcB: MRGFSHLKNVATLELDRAACIGCGRCPEVCPHGVFWLDGGKAALADRDLCMECGACARNCPVAAIRVDAGVGCASGMITEWLRERNIRWSGADGC, from the coding sequence ATGAGAGGCTTTTCGCATCTGAAAAACGTGGCGACGCTGGAACTGGACCGTGCTGCCTGCATCGGCTGCGGCCGCTGCCCGGAGGTCTGCCCCCACGGGGTGTTCTGGCTGGACGGAGGGAAGGCCGCGCTGGCGGACCGGGACCTCTGCATGGAGTGCGGCGCCTGCGCCCGGAACTGCCCCGTGGCGGCCATCAGGGTGGATGCCGGCGTCGGCTGCGCCTCCGGGATGATCACCGAATGGCTCCGGGAGCGGAACATCCGCTGGTCCGGCGCCGACGGCTGCTGA
- a CDS encoding (2Fe-2S)-binding protein → MKRISFTVNGVQHRYGGDPEMPLLWYLRDLLQLTGTKYGCGAGVCGACTVHLDGVATRSCITKMGSMAGKRVVTIEGLSPHGDHPVQKAWQACDVPQCGYCQGGQIMQAASLLRQKPHPTERDIEEAMQGNICRCGTYQRIRQAIVLAAKGGKP, encoded by the coding sequence ATGAAACGGATTTCATTCACCGTGAACGGAGTTCAGCACCGGTACGGCGGCGATCCGGAAATGCCGCTGCTCTGGTATCTGCGCGACCTGCTGCAGCTGACCGGGACGAAGTACGGCTGCGGCGCCGGGGTCTGCGGCGCCTGCACGGTGCACCTGGACGGTGTGGCGACGCGCAGCTGCATCACGAAGATGGGGAGCATGGCCGGCAAACGGGTGGTCACCATCGAAGGGTTGAGCCCCCACGGCGATCATCCGGTGCAGAAGGCGTGGCAGGCGTGCGACGTTCCCCAGTGCGGCTACTGCCAGGGGGGGCAGATCATGCAGGCGGCGTCGCTGCTGCGACAGAAGCCGCATCCGACGGAGCGCGACATCGAGGAGGCGATGCAGGGGAACATCTGCCGCTGCGGGACCTACCAGCGGATCCGCCAGGCCATCGTCCTGGCGGCGAAGGGAGGGAAGCCATGA